In the genome of [Mycoplasma] phocae, one region contains:
- a CDS encoding 4'-phosphopantetheinyl transferase superfamily protein — translation MIGIDLVKISRFKKIRKHHIAKFLHPCEIVEWEKLNKRNQTRYLASRWAIKEAIYKADNKYWNFPKILIRKSKNGKYEFEDFEISTTNEDNHVIAMIFKLGGTNEIKN, via the coding sequence ATGATTGGCATTGACTTGGTTAAAATTAGCAGATTTAAAAAAATTAGAAAACACCATATTGCTAAATTTTTGCACCCTTGTGAAATTGTGGAATGAGAAAAATTAAACAAAAGAAATCAAACTCGATATTTAGCAAGCCGTTGGGCAATAAAAGAAGCAATTTATAAAGCTGATAATAAATATTGAAATTTTCCCAAAATTTTAATTCGTAAATCAAAAAATGGGAAATACGAATTTGAAGATTTTGAAATATCAACAACAAATGAAGACAATCATGTAATAGCCATGATATTTAAATTAGGAGGAACAAATGAAATTAAAAACTAG
- a CDS encoding lysophospholipid acyltransferase family protein: MKLKTRVFWRALPIGINILKLSGKASRNLKMPEYYRTDEKNYFLQKHLSKILDHLNVKLKVNGFDNVPNGPCLLIPNHSTYLDPLIMFSALWNHGDGKKQSKLVNFIAKKETQGKKRIKKIAELANTHFIDTKKPREALEVLNNFGKFVKKNKSCGVIFAEGTRTRDGKLGNFNSGAFRVAQSNYLPIIPVTINNAANALDWKRNKPLEVEVTFHHQIKPIQFQTIDSKALAESVKKIIASNYIDQTITSKETIKNIYSKRNKK, from the coding sequence ATGAAATTAAAAACTAGAGTTTTTTGAAGAGCTCTACCAATTGGAATTAATATTCTAAAACTGTCAGGAAAGGCCAGTCGCAATCTTAAAATGCCTGAATATTATCGAACTGATGAAAAAAATTACTTTTTACAGAAGCACCTTTCAAAAATTTTAGATCATCTAAATGTTAAGTTAAAAGTTAATGGATTTGATAATGTTCCGAATGGCCCTTGTTTATTGATTCCCAACCATTCAACTTATCTTGATCCACTTATTATGTTTTCAGCTTTGTGAAATCATGGCGACGGCAAAAAGCAGAGTAAATTAGTAAATTTTATTGCTAAAAAAGAAACACAAGGAAAAAAGAGAATTAAAAAAATTGCTGAATTAGCAAATACCCATTTTATTGATACTAAAAAACCAAGAGAAGCACTTGAGGTTCTTAACAATTTTGGTAAATTTGTAAAGAAAAATAAATCATGTGGAGTTATTTTTGCTGAAGGGACAAGAACAAGAGATGGTAAATTAGGAAATTTTAACAGTGGAGCATTTCGGGTAGCCCAATCAAATTATCTGCCAATTATTCCTGTCACCATTAATAATGCTGCTAATGCCCTAGATTGAAAAAGAAATAAACCATTGGAAGTAGAAGTAACTTTCCATCATCAAATTAAACCAATTCAATTTCAAACAATTGATTCAAAAGCATTAGCTGAAAGCGTGAAAAAAATTATTGCATCAAATTATATTGATCAAACAATCACCTCAAAAGAAACAATTAAAAACATTTATTCAAAAAGAAATAAAAAGTAA
- a CDS encoding segregation/condensation protein A, giving the protein MNEILKPEIREISLNENENNESEKQELIKDKRVFKLGNFDGPLDLLVTLIKEKNISIFDVDLLELANQYLEIIKNLQDYEVDIASEYLVMAATLLQLKARMVLQDPAAEEEIKEEKKRLLEQIAEYEKFKEISLLLREQEEKRKDLYSKEPEDTEEFEKDYDTSILDGHSNSSKLVITLRKMFERTYAEIIRNITIETIAVSPEEQKKRIIALFKNKNILTFEEIFNVPSVGHFVITLLAVLDLARQQIVVLEQENNEGIIIFKKGIEYEE; this is encoded by the coding sequence ATGAATGAAATTTTAAAACCTGAAATTAGAGAGATTTCTCTAAACGAAAATGAAAATAATGAATCTGAAAAACAAGAATTAATAAAAGATAAAAGAGTTTTTAAATTAGGTAATTTTGATGGACCACTTGATTTATTAGTCACTTTAATTAAGGAAAAAAATATTAGTATTTTTGATGTCGATTTATTAGAGTTGGCTAATCAATATTTAGAAATTATTAAAAATTTACAAGATTATGAAGTTGATATTGCTTCTGAGTATTTAGTAATGGCTGCGACTTTGTTACAACTAAAAGCAAGAATGGTTTTACAAGATCCAGCTGCCGAAGAAGAAATTAAAGAAGAGAAAAAACGATTACTTGAACAAATTGCTGAATATGAAAAGTTCAAAGAAATCTCTTTACTACTAAGAGAACAAGAAGAGAAAAGAAAAGATTTATATTCAAAAGAACCAGAAGATACTGAAGAATTTGAAAAAGATTATGACACAAGCATTTTAGATGGCCATTCAAACAGTTCTAAACTTGTCATAACATTAAGAAAAATGTTTGAAAGAACATATGCCGAAATCATAAGAAATATTACGATTGAAACAATTGCTGTCAGTCCTGAAGAGCAAAAAAAGCGAATTATTGCTTTATTTAAAAATAAAAATATATTAACATTTGAAGAAATTTTCAATGTTCCAAGTGTCGGTCATTTTGTTATCACACTTTTAGCAGTTTTAGATTTAGCAAGACAACAAATCGTTGTTTTAGAACAAGAAAACAATGAAGGAATAATTATTTTCAAAAAGGGGATAGAATATGAAGAATAA
- the scpB gene encoding SMC-Scp complex subunit ScpB — MKNKIIEALLFIQGSEGISSEQIKEVFKLNTIQEGRKLLRDFKDNFNKQDRGIKVYEFNDVFKFLTVESVKEYITTLVTITRKQRLSNAAIEVAGIVAYKQPVTRSMISNIRGVISDGIVASLLEKNIIEEVGFASTPGNPILYGITNKFYDYFKIKTLAELPNFPEFSRYSSEDEEMLDKDFNLFDSQRQDNNENVLMSSEDE; from the coding sequence ATGAAGAATAAAATTATTGAAGCATTGCTATTTATTCAAGGTAGTGAAGGAATTAGCTCTGAGCAAATTAAAGAAGTGTTTAAACTAAACACCATTCAAGAAGGTCGAAAACTTCTAAGAGATTTTAAGGACAATTTTAATAAACAAGATCGTGGAATTAAAGTTTATGAATTTAATGATGTTTTTAAATTTTTAACTGTTGAATCTGTCAAAGAATACATCACCACATTGGTAACCATTACAAGAAAACAAAGACTATCAAATGCGGCAATTGAAGTTGCTGGAATTGTAGCTTATAAGCAACCCGTTACACGTTCAATGATTTCAAACATTCGGGGAGTAATCAGCGACGGAATTGTGGCTAGTTTACTAGAAAAAAATATAATTGAAGAAGTTGGTTTTGCTTCAACACCTGGAAATCCTATTTTATATGGAATTACTAATAAATTCTATGACTACTTTAAAATTAAGACATTAGCAGAATTGCCTAATTTCCCAGAATTTAGCCGTTATTCAAGTGAAGATGAAGAAATGTTAGATAAAGACTTTAACTTATTCGATTCACAAAGACAAGATAATAACGAAAACGTACTAATGTCATCTGAGGACGAATAA
- a CDS encoding RluA family pseudouridine synthase: protein MMKFIAKKDDVNRILFKYVVKMCNNVPISKIEKIFREKDIKVNGQRTKDKQYKLQLGDTIEIYGIFDAFKAQEENLAKINFKVIFEDSNLLIVDKATNIAMHSEENSLDKQILKYLNYRKTSSFQPASIGRLDKKTSGIVIYAKNYKTLVEFEAKQNNFEKVYQFVSDFDEDILDITVRLKKDIKNEKMVVDPKFGVKARTIFYKENKRKYARILTGKTHQIRATLASLNCPILGDLKYGGRFAKRLFLHSYSIKLKNLSEEFSDYNGQIFISLPKW, encoded by the coding sequence ATGATGAAATTTATTGCAAAAAAAGACGATGTTAATCGAATTCTTTTTAAATATGTTGTAAAAATGTGTAATAACGTTCCGATATCAAAAATTGAAAAAATCTTCCGAGAAAAAGATATCAAAGTTAATGGGCAAAGAACAAAAGATAAACAATATAAACTTCAATTAGGTGACACAATTGAAATTTATGGAATTTTTGATGCATTTAAGGCTCAAGAAGAGAACCTTGCAAAAATTAATTTTAAAGTGATTTTTGAAGATAGCAATTTATTAATCGTTGATAAAGCAACAAACATTGCTATGCACTCAGAAGAAAATTCACTTGACAAACAAATTCTTAAATATTTAAATTATCGAAAAACATCTTCATTCCAACCAGCATCAATCGGAAGATTAGATAAAAAAACTAGTGGAATAGTAATTTATGCTAAAAACTATAAAACATTGGTTGAATTTGAAGCTAAACAAAATAATTTTGAAAAAGTTTATCAATTTGTTTCCGATTTCGATGAAGACATCTTAGATATTACCGTGCGACTAAAAAAAGATATCAAAAATGAAAAAATGGTGGTTGATCCAAAATTTGGAGTTAAAGCGCGGACAATTTTTTACAAGGAAAACAAACGTAAATACGCAAGAATTCTAACTGGAAAAACTCATCAAATTAGAGCAACATTAGCTTCACTAAATTGCCCAATTTTAGGTGATTTAAAATATGGTGGTAGATTTGCTAAAAGATTATTTTTACACTCATATTCAATAAAATTAAAAAACCTAAGCGAAGAATTTAGTGATTATAATGGACAAATATTTATTTCATTACCAAAATGATAG
- a CDS encoding glutamyl-tRNA amidotransferase — MDNKELKTLANYLLFDPSDEVLSLTKNLLQQIDDGLKELHALDLQNLKPLSHINEKPISFKDLRSDEIDEDIYLNKSNVLSNATNHDKEFVIIKKVINEE; from the coding sequence ATGGATAATAAAGAATTAAAAACTTTAGCGAATTATCTACTATTTGATCCAAGTGATGAAGTTCTATCATTGACAAAAAATTTGCTTCAGCAGATTGACGATGGTTTAAAAGAACTTCATGCCCTTGATTTACAGAATTTAAAACCACTGTCACACATTAATGAAAAACCTATCTCTTTTAAAGACCTTCGTAGTGATGAAATTGACGAAGATATTTATTTAAATAAAAGTAATGTTCTATCAAATGCCACTAACCACGATAAAGAATTTGTAATTATTAAGAAGGTAATCAATGAAGAATAA